One stretch of Rana temporaria chromosome 10, aRanTem1.1, whole genome shotgun sequence DNA includes these proteins:
- the LOC120916444 gene encoding chemokine-like receptor 1, with amino-acid sequence MWLNSRSEDIHRGIQRGTSGLGKFKILWPQIYPGNMKNFTMDYPVSNATLKEETTIPWAYYESTPYVYSEEEERLLRTVFPLRVFSLVIYSLACLLGTTGNGLVIYFTAFVMKRTVNVVWFLNLAIADFIFTFFLPLSITYASLDFHWPFGKFMCKLNSTILFINLYASIFLLTMISIDRFISVVFPVWSQNHRTPKLASFVAVAVWILAFIFSLPYFIFRDINDAKKDHISCYNNFSEDEKVAYARQKATVIVRFIVSFFIPFIIIISCYSVILFRIQRNHMTTSNKPFKVALAVIISFFVCWFPYHVFSFLELSEYYDESFHLYYITFVGIPIASSLVFINSCINPILYVFMGRDFKQKFHSSLRSIFERAFSEESAPIDSKSKTKSTSDSQLV; translated from the coding sequence AATTTTGTGGCCTCAAATCTATCCTGGGAATATGAAGAATTTTACAATGGACTATCCAGTCTCTAATGCTACTCTTAAGGAAGAGACCACAATCCCCTGGGCTTACTATGAATCTACCCCTTACGTCTATTCAGAAGAGGAAGAAAGACTGTTACGTACAGTATTCCCTCTTCGTGTGTTCTCACTGGTGATCTATTCTTTGGCTTGCCTACTTGGGACCACCGGGAATGGTCTGGTCATCTATTTTACCGCCTTTGTAATGAAACGGACTGTCAATGTCGTGTGGTTTCTTAATTTAGCCATAGCTGATTTTATCTTCACGTTTTTCCTGCCGTTGAGCATTACCTATGCCTCTCTTGACTTTCACTGGCCTTTTGGAAAATTCATGTGCAAGCTGAATAGCACTATTCTATTCATCAATCTGTACGCCAGCATCTTCCTGCTCACCATGATCAGCATTGATCGATTCATCTCCGTCGTGTTTCCTGTTTGGTCTCAGAATCACCGAACTCCGAAGTTGGCCTCTTTTGTAGCCGTGGCAGTATGGATTCTAGCATTCATTTTCAGTTTACCTTATTTTATATTCCGAGATATAAACGATGCTAAAAAAGATCATATCTCCTGCTATAACAACTTTAGTGAGGATGAAAAAGTTGCCTATGCAAGGCAAAAGGCTACAGTAATCGTTCGATTTATCGTCAGCTTTTTTATTCCTTTCATCATAATCATCTCATGCTATTCAGTAATTCTTTTTCGTATCCAAAGAAATCACATGACCACATCAAACAAACCTTTCAAAGTTGCCCTAGCTGTTATCATCTCATTCTTTGTCTGCTGGTTTCCCTACCACGTCTTCTCCTTTTTGGAGTTGTCTGAATATTATGATGAAAGTTTCCACCTTTACTACATAACTTTTGTTGGAATACCTATTGCCTCCAGTTTGGTTTTTATAAACAGTTGTATCAACCCCATTCTTTATGTATTTATGGGTCGAGATTTCAAACAGAAATTCCATAGCTCCCTCCGGTCAATATTTGAGAGAGCCTTCTCCGAGGAATCTGCCCCTATAGACTCCAAGAGCAAAACCAAATCAACGTCAGATTCCCAGCTGGTGTGA